One Sphingomonas sp. SUN039 genomic window carries:
- a CDS encoding sugar phosphate isomerase/epimerase: MHADISINALSFAPARLDKLADQVARIGAQAISPDLEQVLAFGATATALLFRDTGLETAALTHRAFAFATRNDVAAAHERLDRTIDIAIEIGARSIVLTTGGRGSCGWADATDRFAEAIAPCAAKSLTAGIALGVEPTSHLYADVSIAHRLSDTVQIARKADIAVVIDLFACWFDADIEAAIAEAAPLASLVQVSDYIYGDRGLPCRAVPGDGAVPLARLIPAIVDAGYGGYFDLEIIGPRLRAEGEEMGLRRAGDLIGALIEQARAN, from the coding sequence ATGCACGCCGACATCTCGATCAACGCGTTGAGCTTCGCGCCCGCCCGGCTGGATAAGCTTGCCGACCAGGTTGCCCGGATCGGCGCACAGGCGATAAGCCCCGATTTAGAGCAGGTCTTGGCCTTTGGGGCCACCGCAACCGCGCTTCTGTTCCGCGACACAGGCCTTGAGACTGCCGCCCTCACCCACCGCGCTTTTGCTTTCGCCACACGAAATGACGTGGCGGCAGCGCACGAGCGACTGGACCGAACCATCGATATAGCCATTGAGATCGGCGCACGGTCTATTGTCTTGACGACCGGTGGACGCGGTTCGTGCGGTTGGGCTGACGCCACCGACCGGTTCGCCGAAGCCATCGCGCCATGCGCGGCCAAGTCGCTGACGGCGGGTATCGCGCTCGGCGTGGAGCCCACTTCGCACCTCTACGCCGACGTCTCGATCGCGCACCGCCTGTCCGACACGGTGCAGATCGCCCGCAAGGCGGACATTGCGGTCGTTATCGACCTGTTCGCCTGTTGGTTCGACGCCGATATTGAAGCAGCGATCGCGGAAGCGGCGCCGCTCGCTTCGCTCGTGCAAGTCAGCGATTATATTTACGGGGATCGGGGGCTGCCGTGTCGCGCAGTACCCGGCGATGGTGCAGTTCCTCTCGCCCGGTTGATCCCCGCGATTGTCGACGCGGGCTATGGCGGATATTTCGATCTGGAAATCATCGGGCCGCGTCTTCGGGCCGAAGGCGAGGAAATGGGTCTCCGCCGCGCTGGCGATTTGATCGGCGCCTTGATCGAACAAGCCAGGGCGAACTAA
- the msrB gene encoding peptide-methionine (R)-S-oxide reductase MsrB: MTKREFLGMASVGVVAAALVGRVALTIGDTERADTGFRVRHTDAEWRARLSPASYNVLRKDATEQPFSSPLVNEHRPGKFACAGCDQPAFSSSTKYDSHTGWPSFWDSLPGAIFKRPDFTMARMRTEVRCSSCGSHLGHIFDDGPKPTNYRYCMNGVALAFHAAQA; the protein is encoded by the coding sequence ATGACAAAACGGGAATTTTTGGGGATGGCCAGCGTTGGCGTTGTCGCAGCCGCGCTGGTCGGGCGCGTCGCCCTAACGATCGGCGATACCGAACGCGCAGATACCGGTTTTCGGGTTCGTCACACCGATGCCGAATGGCGCGCAAGACTGAGCCCGGCGAGCTATAATGTGCTACGGAAGGATGCGACCGAACAGCCGTTTTCCAGCCCGTTGGTCAACGAGCACCGGCCCGGCAAGTTCGCTTGTGCCGGGTGCGACCAACCAGCGTTCTCCTCGAGCACCAAATATGACAGCCACACCGGTTGGCCAAGTTTCTGGGACAGCCTGCCGGGTGCCATTTTTAAACGCCCCGACTTCACCATGGCCAGGATGCGGACCGAGGTGCGATGCAGCAGTTGTGGCAGCCATCTCGGCCATATCTTCGACGATGGGCCGAAGCCGACAAATTATCGCTATTGCATGAATGGCGTGGCGCTGGCCTTTCACGCGGCACAGGCTTGA
- a CDS encoding nuclear transport factor 2 family protein, with protein MTESLAAAVRAAEQQRCAAMLANDAAVLDAILDPRLQFAHATGVVDDKRTYLTKMAGGRIVYIGIDWTEQVVTELAPDVALLTGGMATNVSVEGAAKALRNRVMSVWGRTDGMWRLVAFQSTPIAG; from the coding sequence ATGACCGAAAGCCTTGCCGCGGCAGTCCGCGCGGCCGAGCAACAGCGCTGCGCCGCCATGCTCGCCAATGACGCAGCAGTGCTCGACGCAATCCTCGATCCGCGGCTGCAATTCGCGCATGCGACGGGGGTGGTCGATGACAAGCGGACGTATCTGACCAAGATGGCCGGAGGGCGGATCGTCTACATCGGCATCGACTGGACGGAGCAAGTCGTCACCGAACTCGCGCCCGACGTCGCTTTGCTTACCGGAGGGATGGCCACGAATGTTTCCGTCGAGGGTGCTGCCAAGGCGCTCAGGAACCGCGTCATGAGCGTCTGGGGCCGGACCGATGGGATGTGGCGGTTGGTGGCATTCCAATCGACGCCGATCGCGGGATGA
- a CDS encoding TIGR03620 family F420-dependent LLM class oxidoreductase, which produces MTTAVTPRIGRIGIWSMELRFGDSAEPAEAAAELDELGYGALWIPGATGGDLLNDLSHLLAATQHTTIASGILNIWKHQATDVAGWWHELPHNQRARFLLGLGVSHSEAVGAAYAKPLTAMKAYLDRLFDAGVTARAIVLAALGPKMTELARDQTAGAHPYLVTPEHTAIARAALGRGPILAPEQGVVLDANPARARDLARPYVQGYGRLENYANSWRRLGFTDDDIAQTSDRLVDAVFACGDVEVISARLDAHFSAGADHVCLQVVGTAAPGTNDLAALRPVWRRLAEALL; this is translated from the coding sequence CGGAATCTGGTCGATGGAGCTGCGGTTCGGCGATTCCGCCGAGCCAGCTGAGGCAGCAGCAGAACTCGACGAACTCGGATATGGCGCATTGTGGATCCCGGGGGCAACGGGCGGCGACCTGCTGAACGACCTGTCCCACCTGCTGGCGGCGACGCAGCACACAACCATTGCCAGCGGCATTCTCAACATCTGGAAGCATCAGGCGACCGACGTGGCAGGCTGGTGGCACGAACTGCCCCATAACCAGCGCGCGCGCTTTCTGCTCGGGCTTGGCGTCAGTCACAGCGAGGCTGTTGGTGCCGCCTATGCCAAGCCGCTGACAGCGATGAAGGCGTATCTCGACCGGCTGTTCGACGCGGGGGTAACTGCCCGCGCGATCGTGCTGGCCGCGCTCGGGCCGAAAATGACCGAGCTTGCGCGCGACCAGACCGCAGGCGCGCATCCCTATCTCGTCACGCCCGAACACACCGCGATTGCGCGTGCCGCCCTCGGCCGGGGACCGATCCTTGCGCCCGAGCAGGGGGTAGTGCTCGACGCGAACCCGGCGCGGGCGCGTGATCTCGCACGGCCCTATGTCCAGGGCTATGGGCGACTGGAAAATTATGCGAACAGCTGGCGGCGACTGGGGTTCACCGATGACGATATCGCGCAGACAAGCGATCGGCTCGTCGATGCGGTATTTGCCTGCGGCGATGTGGAGGTGATCTCGGCCCGGCTCGATGCGCACTTCAGTGCCGGCGCGGATCATGTCTGTTTGCAGGTGGTCGGAACCGCCGCACCTGGCACGAACGACCTTGCCGCGTTACGCCCTGTCTGGCGCAGGCTGGCGGAAGCGCTTTTATAA
- a CDS encoding alpha/beta hydrolase, whose product MQEGDNSGAIHVPARDVPIPEYLSPVARAYLTPLPTWGEYPPLDDKDAWRAYVTAVDEAVLSRFPAWSEATGTRADERDAGGARVFDIAPSGLDPEDRSVILDLHGGALILCGGEMCRMMGVGTATRLQRRVWSVDYRMAPDHPYPAALDDCIAAYRALLGERTQNEIIVSGGSAGGNLAAALMLRARDEGLPMPAGLILGTPEIDLTESGDSFHTNMGIDPGLRSLMPVNLLYAAGYDLAHPYLSPLFGDLSAFPPTILTTGTRDLYLSNTVRMHRALRAVGVTAELHVTEAGPHTGFPGGPEGAEIDKELRRFVESVLKRN is encoded by the coding sequence GTGCAAGAGGGCGACAACAGCGGCGCCATTCATGTGCCCGCACGCGATGTTCCGATACCCGAATACCTGAGCCCCGTTGCGCGCGCCTACCTGACGCCCTTGCCGACATGGGGAGAATATCCCCCCCTCGACGACAAGGACGCGTGGCGGGCCTATGTAACGGCGGTCGACGAGGCGGTCCTGTCGCGGTTCCCGGCATGGAGCGAAGCGACGGGAACGCGGGCAGACGAACGCGACGCCGGTGGTGCGCGCGTCTTCGACATCGCGCCGTCAGGGCTAGACCCGGAGGACAGAAGCGTGATTCTCGATCTTCACGGCGGCGCGCTGATCCTGTGCGGCGGCGAGATGTGCCGTATGATGGGCGTCGGCACCGCTACGCGGTTGCAGCGGCGCGTCTGGTCGGTCGATTACCGCATGGCACCCGATCACCCCTATCCAGCAGCGCTCGATGATTGCATCGCAGCTTATCGCGCACTGCTCGGCGAACGCACGCAGAACGAGATCATCGTCAGCGGCGGGTCGGCGGGCGGCAATCTCGCTGCGGCGTTGATGCTGCGTGCGCGTGACGAGGGGCTGCCGATGCCGGCGGGTCTGATCCTCGGCACGCCCGAGATCGACCTGACTGAATCGGGCGACAGCTTCCACACCAACATGGGCATCGATCCCGGCCTGCGGAGCCTAATGCCGGTCAACTTGCTCTACGCCGCCGGGTATGATCTGGCCCACCCCTATCTCTCACCCCTGTTCGGCGACCTCAGCGCTTTTCCGCCGACGATCCTGACGACGGGGACGCGCGACCTGTATTTGTCGAACACGGTGCGGATGCACCGGGCCCTGCGCGCGGTAGGTGTCACGGCGGAGTTGCATGTCACCGAGGCGGGGCCGCATACCGGCTTCCCCGGCGGACCCGAGGGTGCGGAAATCGACAAGGAACTCCGCCGCTTCGTCGAGAGTGTTCTGAAGCGGAACTAG
- a CDS encoding SDR family NAD(P)-dependent oxidoreductase: protein MNRFHDKVAIVTGGSNGIGAAIVARLVAEGAKVIIADLAPPATLHDAVRFVRTDVAIAADVPAAVAAALAAWGRLDVLVNNAGIGALAETADMAEELWDRVFAVNIRSVYLFCRAAIPAMRGQGGAIVNIASISGLVGDYGMGAYNASKGAVINYTRSLALDCARDGIRVNALCPGLIETAIIGATLATEEGRAAWLTPIPLGRPGTPQEMASVVAFLASDDAAYMTGSILTADGGVTAHTGQPNIPLRQRLRDAKT, encoded by the coding sequence ATGAACAGATTCCATGACAAGGTGGCCATCGTCACCGGCGGCTCGAACGGCATCGGCGCGGCGATTGTGGCGCGGCTGGTTGCCGAAGGCGCGAAGGTCATCATTGCCGACCTTGCGCCGCCGGCAACGCTGCATGATGCCGTGCGCTTCGTACGCACCGACGTGGCCATCGCCGCCGATGTGCCGGCTGCCGTGGCGGCAGCGCTCGCGGCTTGGGGCCGTCTCGATGTGCTGGTCAACAACGCCGGGATAGGCGCGCTTGCCGAAACCGCTGACATGGCAGAGGAACTCTGGGACCGGGTTTTCGCAGTCAATATCCGGTCGGTCTATTTGTTCTGCCGCGCTGCCATTCCGGCGATGCGGGGGCAGGGCGGGGCGATCGTCAACATCGCGTCGATCTCGGGCCTCGTCGGCGATTATGGCATGGGCGCGTATAATGCGTCCAAGGGCGCGGTGATCAACTATACACGTTCCTTGGCTCTGGACTGCGCGCGCGACGGCATCCGGGTAAACGCATTATGTCCGGGGCTGATCGAAACCGCGATCATCGGCGCAACACTGGCGACCGAAGAGGGACGCGCTGCCTGGCTGACGCCGATCCCGCTTGGGCGCCCGGGCACGCCCCAAGAGATGGCCAGCGTCGTCGCCTTTCTCGCGTCGGACGACGCCGCCTATATGACTGGATCGATCCTCACGGCCGACGGGGGTGTGACCGCGCACACCGGCCAGCCCAACATCCCGCTTCGCCAGAGACTGCGCGACGCTAAAACTTGA
- a CDS encoding enoyl-CoA hydratase-related protein, translated as MAHADDKKTVLADVADGIMTITLNRPDRGNAWNGPMAQGYFALLEQAAQDPEVRAIIVTGAGKAFCVGGDGKKLAVVADTGDIKSAAPQPYWFPLTIGKPIIAAINGACFGIGLQQALVSDIRFASEDAKFSTAYARRGLVAEMGMSWLLPRLVGTGHAMDLLISARLVRAAEAERIGLVNCVVPAGDLLAEAQAYATQLVRHCSPYSMRAIKQQSFADLMQPFLKSFDRSVALLDTAFAAPDFKEGMASWQEGRPPNFPALPQELAHIDLNG; from the coding sequence ATGGCGCACGCCGACGACAAAAAGACGGTTCTGGCCGACGTCGCAGACGGAATCATGACAATCACGCTCAACCGCCCGGACCGGGGCAATGCGTGGAACGGGCCGATGGCCCAAGGGTATTTCGCGCTGCTCGAACAAGCCGCACAAGACCCCGAAGTGCGCGCGATCATCGTCACTGGCGCGGGCAAGGCTTTTTGCGTCGGCGGCGACGGCAAAAAGCTGGCGGTCGTGGCCGATACCGGCGACATCAAATCCGCTGCCCCGCAACCCTACTGGTTTCCGCTCACCATCGGCAAGCCGATCATCGCCGCGATCAACGGCGCGTGTTTCGGCATCGGCTTGCAACAGGCGCTGGTCAGCGACATCCGCTTTGCCTCGGAAGACGCCAAATTCTCCACAGCCTATGCGCGGCGCGGGCTGGTTGCGGAAATGGGCATGAGCTGGCTGCTTCCCCGTCTCGTCGGGACCGGCCATGCCATGGACCTGCTGATCTCGGCGCGCCTCGTGCGCGCTGCCGAAGCGGAACGGATCGGGTTGGTCAATTGCGTCGTTCCCGCCGGCGACCTGCTGGCCGAGGCGCAGGCCTATGCGACGCAGCTTGTCAGGCACTGCTCGCCCTATTCGATGCGCGCGATCAAGCAGCAAAGCTTTGCGGATTTGATGCAGCCGTTTCTGAAAAGTTTCGACCGATCGGTTGCCTTGCTCGACACTGCATTTGCTGCGCCCGATTTCAAGGAAGGCATGGCAAGCTGGCAGGAAGGACGGCCGCCGAACTTCCCTGCACTCCCGCAGGAATTGGCACATATCGATCTGAACGGATGA
- a CDS encoding TonB-dependent receptor yields MSRYYMGRALSTVLRVGGALSALTAGVAYAQTATAPPQADTQGADAVGAGDIIVTAQRRAERLEDVPVAIVALTGDTLAKSGVQHMTDLGQVATSVQINRAGAFTQPAIRGITTLTLGFGFENNVAVYVDGFYQPDMVTINGDFANLASVQVLKGPQGTLYGRNATGGAIVIDTLAPAKEFTASGQASYGRFNDLRLQGYVSGPLGDKIALGLAAYYRTSDGYIRDIGADPLSAADDTNAAPQKNLSLRAKLLLTPTDNLSVTLGLNHGFVEDSRGLLYTINAFPASFIPTPPARATLRDTASPTIPADAKARATEATAKIVLETGIGTLTSYTGYATRLSHSTFDFDASKPVITQSVSNNIREYTVQQTLDYSIKAIDRLDLIVGAFFYDDKLRVDGGESYAGSVTPAGLQRSQFIRLTSRSYAFYIDGTWHISDRLFLTGGLRYSNEKRGISYYEVPGTVTAIAPPASNSATFSSVTPRAVLRYEIAPRTNIYASYSEGFRAGVFNTTVLPNPGLVIPINPEKLRAFELGFKTASPTWRLDAAIYYYDFRDLQVGVSIPNPIVPNSVVQLISNAKKAESYGAEAQVTYTPTPQLSVRAGASYIHARYTDFSNATGTGFNATTGLNVTGQVQNWTGQQMARAPSFTANLGFNYETDLAGGKLALSANGSYTSSYVVANPSLYGLLANPALANTQRYRQDGYALLNAQVNWTDPSGHYTFGVYGDNITNTRYNFVLSGGAFGDYSQGNEPATYGVRAGFKF; encoded by the coding sequence ATGTCGAGATATTATATGGGTCGAGCCCTATCGACGGTGTTGCGGGTTGGCGGTGCTCTGTCTGCCCTGACGGCGGGCGTCGCTTATGCCCAGACGGCCACTGCGCCACCGCAGGCCGATACTCAGGGCGCCGATGCAGTCGGTGCCGGGGACATTATCGTCACCGCCCAGCGCCGCGCAGAGCGGCTCGAGGATGTGCCCGTCGCTATTGTGGCGCTGACGGGCGACACGCTGGCAAAATCAGGGGTCCAGCACATGACCGATCTCGGTCAGGTGGCCACTAGCGTCCAGATCAACCGCGCGGGCGCGTTCACCCAACCGGCGATCCGCGGTATTACGACGCTGACACTCGGCTTCGGGTTCGAGAACAATGTCGCGGTCTATGTCGATGGTTTTTACCAACCCGATATGGTGACGATCAACGGAGACTTTGCGAATTTGGCCAGTGTTCAGGTTCTCAAGGGGCCGCAAGGCACCTTGTATGGACGCAACGCGACGGGCGGCGCGATTGTTATCGACACGCTGGCCCCGGCGAAGGAGTTTACTGCAAGTGGCCAGGCATCCTATGGGCGCTTCAACGATTTGCGGCTGCAGGGCTATGTCTCGGGTCCGCTCGGCGACAAGATCGCACTGGGCCTGGCCGCCTATTACCGCACGAGCGACGGGTATATTCGCGACATCGGGGCCGATCCGTTGTCGGCAGCCGACGACACCAACGCCGCGCCGCAGAAAAATTTGTCGCTCCGGGCGAAATTGCTGCTGACACCGACCGACAACCTCAGCGTCACGCTCGGCTTGAATCACGGCTTCGTCGAAGACTCGCGCGGGCTCCTCTATACGATCAATGCGTTTCCCGCATCGTTCATTCCCACCCCGCCCGCACGCGCGACGCTCCGCGACACGGCATCGCCCACTATTCCGGCCGATGCCAAAGCGCGCGCAACCGAAGCCACAGCCAAGATCGTGCTCGAAACAGGCATCGGCACGCTCACATCGTACACGGGTTATGCCACGCGCCTGAGCCATTCGACGTTCGATTTTGACGCCAGCAAACCGGTCATAACGCAGTCGGTATCGAACAACATCCGCGAATATACGGTTCAGCAGACGCTCGACTATAGCATCAAGGCGATCGATCGCCTCGACCTGATCGTCGGCGCTTTTTTCTATGACGACAAGCTGCGCGTGGACGGGGGCGAGAGCTATGCCGGCTCCGTCACGCCTGCCGGGCTTCAGCGCAGCCAGTTCATCCGCCTGACATCACGGTCCTATGCGTTTTACATCGACGGCACATGGCACATCTCCGACCGCCTGTTTCTCACCGGCGGTCTGCGCTACAGCAACGAAAAGCGCGGCATCAGCTATTATGAGGTGCCGGGGACGGTAACCGCCATTGCTCCGCCAGCCAGCAACTCGGCCACGTTCAGTTCGGTAACGCCGCGGGCCGTGCTGCGCTACGAAATCGCACCGCGAACGAACATTTATGCGTCCTATTCGGAAGGGTTCCGGGCGGGGGTTTTCAACACGACGGTGCTACCCAACCCTGGACTTGTGATCCCGATCAACCCCGAAAAGCTGCGTGCTTTCGAGCTTGGGTTCAAAACGGCGTCACCGACCTGGCGTCTGGATGCCGCCATCTATTATTATGACTTCCGCGATTTGCAGGTCGGCGTTTCCATCCCCAACCCGATCGTTCCCAACAGCGTCGTCCAGCTGATCAGCAACGCCAAAAAGGCCGAGAGTTACGGCGCCGAAGCACAAGTCACCTACACCCCGACGCCGCAGCTCAGCGTCCGCGCCGGTGCTTCGTATATCCACGCACGCTACACCGACTTTTCCAACGCGACGGGCACCGGATTCAACGCCACGACCGGTCTCAACGTCACCGGTCAGGTCCAGAACTGGACAGGGCAGCAAATGGCCCGCGCGCCATCGTTTACCGCAAATCTGGGGTTCAATTACGAGACCGATCTGGCGGGTGGCAAACTGGCACTGTCGGCGAACGGAAGCTACACGTCATCCTACGTTGTCGCCAATCCATCCTTATATGGGCTGCTCGCGAACCCTGCGCTCGCCAATACGCAACGCTATCGCCAGGACGGCTATGCATTGCTGAACGCGCAGGTGAACTGGACCGATCCGAGCGGGCATTACACTTTCGGCGTCTACGGCGATAACATCACCAATACGCGCTATAATTTCGTCCTGTCGGGCGGCGCGTTCGGCGATTACTCGCAAGGTAACGAGCCCGCGACCTATGGCGTGCGCGCAGGGTTCAAGTTTTAG
- a CDS encoding AMP-binding protein, producing MAPELFRSVLGTDLLAHALNRDLDRTVLMLADGTRLTAGALRDSVSRCQQVFEAMSPRPARAAVLARNRIEVPGVMTALSFAGVVATALHPMGALEDYLYVLDDAAIDLLIYDGDHYEDVAIALKERAPSLRHVVALGGEGAESLDRMAAAFEAHVLVAPTADPEALARIAYSGGTTGKPKGIMISHRGIVTSALIQLTEWEWPAQIRHLICAPLSHAGAAVLTAILMKGGSMVVLPGFDPVRVMEAIELHRITSVLMVPTMVLALIDHPRFGEFDLSSLEIVFYGASAFPAARLKDAIGKLGPIFFQFYGQAEAPMSVTLLRRDEHLVGDPLRLASCGRPTPWVRVALMDDAMLEVADGEPGEICVQGPLLMKGYLNKPEETDVAFANGWLHTGDVAIRSDDGFLRIVDRKKDMIVTGGFNVFAREVEDVLVSHPAVRQAAVIGIPDPRWGETVKAVVVIDPEQSVTPEELIALVRDRKGSVQAPKSVDFVDVIPLSPLGKPDKKALRARYVE from the coding sequence ATGGCTCCAGAATTGTTTCGATCGGTGCTCGGCACCGACTTGCTGGCCCACGCCCTGAACCGCGATCTGGACCGCACGGTCCTGATGCTGGCCGACGGAACCAGGCTGACGGCAGGCGCGCTGCGCGACTCGGTCAGCAGATGCCAGCAGGTCTTCGAGGCGATGTCGCCGCGCCCCGCGCGCGCGGCCGTGCTTGCGCGCAACCGGATCGAAGTGCCGGGCGTCATGACGGCGCTGTCATTTGCCGGTGTTGTCGCGACGGCGCTTCACCCAATGGGCGCGCTTGAGGACTACCTCTATGTTCTCGACGATGCCGCGATCGACCTGCTCATCTACGACGGCGATCATTATGAGGATGTCGCCATCGCGCTGAAAGAACGGGCACCCAGTCTGCGTCACGTCGTCGCGCTGGGCGGGGAGGGCGCCGAATCGCTCGACCGCATGGCAGCCGCCTTTGAGGCTCATGTGCTCGTTGCCCCGACCGCCGATCCCGAGGCTTTGGCGCGGATCGCCTATTCGGGCGGCACGACCGGCAAGCCCAAGGGGATCATGATTTCGCATCGCGGCATCGTGACGTCGGCGCTGATCCAGCTGACAGAATGGGAATGGCCCGCCCAGATCCGCCATCTGATTTGTGCGCCCCTGAGCCATGCCGGGGCAGCCGTGCTTACGGCAATCCTGATGAAGGGCGGGTCGATGGTGGTCCTGCCCGGTTTCGACCCCGTTCGTGTCATGGAGGCGATCGAACTGCACCGGATCACTTCGGTGCTGATGGTGCCAACGATGGTGCTGGCGCTGATCGATCATCCGCGCTTCGGCGAATTCGATCTCTCGAGCCTCGAAATCGTCTTTTACGGAGCGTCGGCCTTTCCGGCGGCGCGGCTGAAGGACGCGATCGGCAAGCTCGGGCCGATCTTCTTTCAATTCTATGGCCAGGCCGAGGCCCCGATGTCGGTCACGCTACTGCGTCGCGATGAACATCTGGTCGGTGACCCGCTGCGCCTCGCGTCCTGCGGGAGGCCGACGCCCTGGGTTCGGGTCGCGCTGATGGACGACGCGATGCTCGAAGTCGCCGACGGAGAGCCCGGAGAAATCTGCGTGCAGGGGCCGCTGCTGATGAAGGGCTATCTCAACAAGCCCGAGGAAACCGACGTGGCTTTCGCGAATGGCTGGCTGCACACCGGCGATGTTGCGATCCGCAGCGACGACGGTTTCCTTCGGATCGTCGATCGCAAGAAGGACATGATCGTGACAGGCGGCTTCAACGTATTCGCGCGCGAGGTCGAAGATGTCCTTGTCAGCCATCCCGCCGTGCGTCAGGCGGCCGTCATCGGGATCCCCGATCCAAGATGGGGTGAGACGGTAAAGGCCGTGGTCGTGATCGACCCCGAGCAGAGCGTCACGCCCGAAGAGTTGATCGCCCTCGTCCGTGATCGCAAGGGATCGGTGCAGGCGCCGAAAAGCGTCGATTTCGTTGACGTCATTCCGCTGTCGCCCCTCGGTAAGCCAGACAAAAAGGCCCTTCGCGCGCGCTATGTCGAATGA